The following proteins are co-located in the Xyrauchen texanus isolate HMW12.3.18 chromosome 43, RBS_HiC_50CHRs, whole genome shotgun sequence genome:
- the LOC127635684 gene encoding electrogenic sodium bicarbonate cotransporter 4-like — translation MDHDRHSSKRSGQRSRHHDDNDNDESVYIGVPVPQGYRRKRRRHRHTSRNSHDRDSQDRHHNRHGHLDREEPYDPDEGDQDSNEQFSDINSNMSPAAGRLRHILSEEDEPTPTLFTEMDTLQHEGGEMEWKESARWVKFEEKVEEGGERWSKPHVSTLSLHSLFELRTCLQTGCILLDLEGYSLPQIVDDLIEKQIQEGLVDPEIREKISFVLLRKHRHQTKKPMHLSLADIGKSSPSNRSPCPSPRAGSGFHRSTEDLRARRNGGLSRLHPSQCRSMNDISDTPSTDQLKNKFMKKIPRDAEASNVLIGEVDFLEKPFVAFVRLAQATTLGGLTEVPVPTRFLFVLLGPNGKTKSYNEIGRAMATLMVDDLFSDVAYKARDREDLIAGIDEFLDEVIVLPPGEWDPKIRIEPPKKLPSAEMRKSVFSLNELGQPNGNAGGGAASAEDEEMPAPHELGEELKFTGRFCGGLWLDIKRKMPWLFSDFYEGFHIQSISAVLFIYLGCITNAITFGGLLGDATDNYQGVMESFLGTALAGAVFCLFAGQPLIILSSTGPILIFEKLLYEFSKNNEIDYLELRLWIGLHSCLQCLILVATDASYIIKYMTRFTEEGFSSLISFIFISDALKKMAGSFNYYPIDRDFKPDYITTYRCDCQPPGQVNPLALNTSIASGLENITDYALFNFTALDWSQLNKKDCLKFGGSLVGKSCKYVPDLALMSFILFIGTYSMTISLKKFKASRYFPTKLRKLISDFAIFTSIMTFVGLDMFLGLKTPKLIVPTEFKPTRSDRGWIVLPSGKNPWWICVASFVPALLVTILIFMDQQITAVIVNRKENKLKKGCGYHLDLFWVGILMAVCSFMGLPWYVAATVISIAHIDSLKMESESSAPGEQPQFLGVREQRLTGTLVFVLTGVSVFLAPVLQYIPMPVLYGVFLYMGVASLHGIQFWERIKLYLMPAKHQPDFVFLRHVPLRRVHLFTLVQITCLAVLWILKSTMAAIIFPVMILGLLVVRKMLDLVFSQHDLAWLDDILPDKDKKKKEDEKKKKEKKKAKAEEHNNSDEDVRKTTVRKAIQLI, via the exons AGTCAGTCTACATTGGCGTTCCAGTGCCACAGGGCTACAGAAGAAAGCGCAGACGTCACAGGCACACGTCACGGAATTCCCATGACCGCGACAGCCAGGATAGACACCACAATCGGCATGGTCACCTGGATCGAGAGGAACCATATGACCCAGATGAAGGGGACCAGGACTCCAATGAGCAGTTCTCTGACATCAACTCCAACA TGTCCCCCGCAGCAGGGAGACTGCGGCACATCCTCAGTGAGGAAGATGAGCCCACACCCACACTCTTTACTGAGATGGACACACTGCAGCATGAGGGTGGAGAGATGGAGTGGAAAGAGTCAGCCAG GTGGGTTAAGTTTGAAGAAAAGGTGGAGGAGGGTGGAGAGAGATGGAGCAAGCCACATGTGTCCACACTGTCTCTGCACAGTCTATTTGAGCTGCGCACCTGCCTGCAGACGGGCTGCATACTGCTGGACCTGGAGGGATACTCACTGCCACAGATAGTGG atGACCTCATAGAGAAGCAGATACAAGAGGGTCTTGTCGATCCAGAGATCCGTGAGAAGATCAGTTTTGTCCTCCTGCGGAAACACCGTCACCAGACCAAAAAGCCGATGCACCTCTCGCTGGCAGATATCGGCAAATCCAGCCCATCGA ACCGCAGTCCGTGTCCCAGTCCTCGAGCTGGATCTGGTTTCCACCGTTCCACTGAGGACCTGCGAGCTCGTCGGAACGGTGGCCTCAGCAGATTGC ATCCTTCTCAGTGCCGCAGTATGAATGATATTTCCGATACGCCGAGCACTGACCAG CTGAAGAATAAATTCATGAAGAAGATCCCCAGAGATGCCGAGGCATCTAATGTGCTGATTGGAGAAGTGGATTTTTTAGAAAAGCCGTTCGTGGCCTTCGTCCGTCTGGCTCAAGCCACAACACTTGGAGGCCTCACTGAAGTCCCTGTGCCAACCAG GTTCCTCTTTGTGCTGCTTGGTCCCAATGGCAAAACCAAGTCCTACAATGAGATCGGTCGTGCCATGGCCACTCTCATGGTTGACGAT CTGTTCAGTGATGTGGCCTATAAAGCCAGAGATCGTGAAGACCTGATTGCTGGTATTGATGAGTTTTTGGATGAGGTCATAGTTCTTCCACCAGGAGAGTGGGACCCCAAGATCCGCATCGAACCGCCAAAGAAACTGCCTTCAGCCGAAATGAG GAAGTCAGTTTTTTCTCTAAATGAACTTGGACAGCCGAATGGGAACGCAGGAGGAGGTGCAGCATCTGCCGAAGATGAGGAGATGCCTGCTCCTCATGAACTTGGAGAGGAGCTGAAGTTCACTGGCCG ATTTTGTGGAGGACTATGGCTGGACATCAAGCGGAAGATGCCGTGGCTGTTCAGTGATTTCTATGAGGGCTTCCACATCCAGTCTATTTCCGCTGTGCTCTTCATCTACCTGGGCTGCATCACAAACGCCATCACCTTTGGTGGACTTCTGGGGGACGCAACAGACAACTACCAA GGTGTGATGGAAAGCTTTTTGGGCACGGCGTTGGCAGGTGCGGTCTTCTGCTTGTTTGCCGGTCAACCGCTCATCATTCTCAGCTCAACAGGACCCATACTGATCTTTGAGAAGCTGCTCTATGAATTCAGCAA GAACAATGAAATTGACTACTTGGAGCTTCGGCTTTGGATCGGCTTACACTCATGCCTGCAGTGTTTGATCCTGGTGGCCACAGACGCAAGCTACATCATCAAATACATGACGCGCTTCACTGAGGAGGGCTTCTCCAGCTTGATCTCATTCATCTTCATTTCTGATGCCCTCAAGAAGATGGCGGGATCCTTTAACTATTACCCCATCGATCGAGACTTCAAACCAGATTACATCACTACCTACAGGTGTGACTGCCAGCCTCCAGGTCAAG TAAATCCATTGGCTCTCAACACTTCTATTGCATCAGGTCTTGAGAACATCACTGATTACGCTTTG TTCAACTTCACGGCTCTGGACTGGAGTCAGCTGAATAAGAAAGACTGTCTGAAGTTTGGTGGTTCCCTGGTGGGCAAATCCTGCAAATACGTGCCTGATCTGGCGCTCATGTCTTTCATCCTGTTCATTGGAACTTACTCCATGACCATCTCACTTAAGAAGTTCAAGGCCAGCCGTTACTTCCCCACAAAG CTTCGGAAGCTCATCAGTGATTTTGCAATCTTCACATCAATCATGACATTTGTTGGTCTTGATATGTTTTTGGGGCTTAAAACACCTAAACTGATTGTGCCAACTGAATTTAAG CCCACTCGTTCAGACCGTGGTTGGATTGTCTTGCCTTCTGGGAAGAACCCCTGGTGGATATGTGTGGCAAGCTTTGTGCCCGCACTGCTGGTCACCATCCTCATTTTCATGGATCAGCAGATCACTGCCGTCATCGTCAACCGCAAAGAAAATAAGCTAAAG AAGGGTTGTGGTTATCACCTGGATCTGTTCTGGGTGGGCATCCTCATGGCTGTTTGCTCCTTCATGGGTTTACCCTGGTACGTGGCTGCTACCGTCATTTCAATCGCACACATTGACTCTCTAAAGATGGAAAGCGAGTCCAGCGCACCTGGGGAGCAGCCACAGTTCCTTGGCGTGCG GGAACAGAGGCTAACCGGTACATTGGTGTTTGTCCTAACCGGTGTGTCAGTCTTTCTTGCACCAGTGCTGCAG tACATCCCAATGCCTGTCTTGTATGGTGTGTTCCTATACATGGGTGTCGCCTCTCTCCATGGAATTCAG TTTTGGGAAAGGATAAAGCTGTATCTAATGCCAGCCAAACACCAGCCTGATTTTGTGTTCCTGCGGCACGTACCCCTGCGCCGCGTGCACCTCTTCACACTGGTGCAGATCACCTGTTTGGCTGTTCTCTGGATCCTCAAGTCCACCATGGCTGCAATCATTTTCCCTGTCATG ATTCTCGGACTACTGGTTGTGAGGAAGATGTTGGATCTGGTCTTCTCCCAGCATGATCTGGCCTGGCTGGACGACATCCTACCTGACAAGGACAAGAAGAAGAAAGAGGacgagaagaaaaagaaagagaagaagaaAGCAAAAGCAGAGGAACACAACAACAGCGATGAAGATGTAAGGAAGACCACCGTTAGAAAGGCGATACAGCTCATTTAA